The following coding sequences are from one Hippopotamus amphibius kiboko isolate mHipAmp2 chromosome 9, mHipAmp2.hap2, whole genome shotgun sequence window:
- the LOC130859961 gene encoding ATP synthase membrane subunit K, mitochondrial-like, protein MAGSETDAQYHFTGIKNYFNSYTLTGRMNCVPATYGGIALIVLYFKLRSKKTPAVKAT, encoded by the coding sequence ATGGCAGGTTCAGAAACTGATGCCCAGTACCATTTCACTGgtatcaaaaattatttcaactcTTACACTCTCACAGGGAGAATGAATTGTGTACCGGCCACATATGGAGGTATTGCTTTGATAGTCTTATACTTCAAGTTAAGGTCTAAAAAAACCCCAGCTGTGAAAGCAACATAA